In Dermacentor variabilis isolate Ectoservices chromosome 10, ASM5094787v1, whole genome shotgun sequence, the genomic window TGTGCAAGAAGTTTTCGAAAATTGCTTTATTGACAGAACGGTTTCATATTACCTCATGTTCCTGTTTTCAAATACGTCCAATTTTATTTAAAACATTTGTCATTCGCGGAGTATCCGTGGGCGCACCGATTTCCAGCATCTTCAGCTTCACCTAAGTAAATAAGATAAAACAAAACTACTTCGTGCTCATATTTAAGTTGTCGTGTTTCTGGATTGGGTGCTTCGCGGCAGATTCTTTCTTCTACGGCGGAATTGtcttttatttgttttctctCGAGCGCTTTCGGATGCTGTTTGAAACCCACAGAAGTGACTTAACTGTTGTTCTGACTTCTGTCGAAGTGCTCGCGTTGAATGCGAACACTAATGATGTCCCATATCCTACCACTAGATCAGGCACCTAGAAGTACCCGAACCTGATTCAGGTGAACCGAACTCAAACGCGATTGCGAACATGAACAAGAAATGATTCAGCCTTAGTTATGGCTTATGCCAGGGTGGGTGATCGCCATGAATTAGAAAACTAACAGGACCTAATATCATAGGACCATTTCATGCACCTTTCCAAATGAATATAAGTCACCAGTGAAGGCACAAGTATGAGGAATGTTCGTTACAATTCAAATCAAAATGCAAGGGATTGCGAAAGAAGTTAATCTTCGTAAGAAGCTCTTGTGGTCAGGGGGGCTGTGTGACTGCATACAAGAGGATATACGCTAATATCCTTCAGAGACCCGAATGCAGCTGTGAGCTGGTTTCAACAATTTCAAGCTGGTTTTTATTGTCTACTGGTATGTTACAAACGTAAAAGGCATATTTGGAAATTTAAATACTATGGCTATATGCCAGAAGTTGTATGTCCATGTAGTAACCCTCTGCTCATGTTTGTTGTGGTAAAAACTACAGTTGTGGTGAAAATGGTTCTATGGGCTGTACATGGCAATGTTGCTGCTGCGTCCTGGATTTTCACGCAATCTCAAAGAATACGAAACACATTTCAATGTTGCTTACAACCGTCTGTGACAACGCAGAGGTCAAGATCACTTTAATGTGAAATTTCTCGAAAGCGGATGACAATTATATGAGTAAACCATATCCATAAAGTTGCACATTCACCGGAATTCATATCCACAATGAATATTTTGAGTAATCGCTTCCGAATGAACGTTCAAAAAATAACTGAAGGTAACGTGCAATATATTGTACAAGGGGTCTCAGGAGGGTCTCACAATAACAAGTGGGCGGGAACACGCCGTTCGTGTCTGCTACCAGGGTTTCAACCGTAGGCTTGTGGAAAACGACTTCAGCCACGCCTTCAGTGTGCGTTATATACTGTGGCTCTCATAAATGTTATTTTTGCTCATaaatttatgtttgttttttcgcGTACAATAGTATGCTGCTTGCAGAAAAGCTTTAGGTCCTCGACTGACAGATTCGCAAATATTCTGTCGCATTATATCTCACTCAGTTGATAGCATGAGGAGGCCGTGGAATTTGTTTCAGGGCATTCGACTGGCTTTTCTAATACGCATTTTGTACCTTCGCTGTGGTACGCCGCCGGAGAAAAATACCACCGTTCTTAATGACTGCATGAGCTGATCGCATCTGCGACTCACTCGCCAGCCGTAATTAGCTCTGTCGTAATTAGCTCTGCCAGGGGGGAGTCTAGCACAGCTAGCTCGTAAAAAACCAAGATAGCATAGTAGACGCAGACCCTGATAAGGAAGTTTCGCTGCAGAAAGGCACAGCATGGTTTCAGCAGTAGTGCAAAAATCGGCACATGTGCATTCTGTGTTtgaaaaggataaaaaaaaaaagaggagagcGCAGCAGTAGGAGCAGTATGCTCGAGAAGCCGCACTGCTTTGCAACGAAGCCTCCGGACAAGTAgtgaggcaagaaaaaaaaatcaccattaAAAAATGAGAAGGGGGTGCGCTTTGGTCGCGACAGTGTTCGTTTGAGAAGGCCTACAGAAAGGCAGCATGACTTGCCCCTtcaccacacacacgcacaaaaatgaaaGGAACactccgcccccctcccccccccaaaaaaaaagaaaaaaaaagtaggcagCGAGCGCGCTATTTTGCATGGGCGTGCCCCATGCGTCGCACGTGCACGCGTCTTCGGGTTTCAAACACGCGTGCTCGGGGCTCTAGGAGTCGGGAGCTCTCGAAGCTGGCCCGTCAAGACACTGCTCGACGAAGTTGAAAGCAATAACCAGAACAGCAgtatacgacacacacacacacacacacacacacacacacacacacacacacacacacacacacacacacacacacacacacacacacacaccacatgtgcaaagaagcgcgcgcgcgcgcacattcaTGCGCACAGACACGCGCGGTGGTGTACCCGTCGTCGTCGTGAGCCGAAACGTCTCTTCCTAAGCGCCGCGTTCGCGCGCTGTTGCATCATAAAACAAAAGGAGCCCCCGCACATGCGACGCGGTGAAAGGAGGAAGAAGGCGAAGAAGCAGTGTATGAGCGAGCGGCGCAAGGATTGGCCGCTTCCTTCTCGATGCCTGCTCGGGAGCGGCATTGGGACACCGGCTTGGAGGGCGGAGTTTGCGCGCCGAGACCCGTTCCGCGCTTTTTTTTTGAGTTCCAAAAGTTGGTGAGCGCGGAGTTCATGCGACTCTTCGAGAACTTCGCGACGAGGTCAGATCTGTTTGACGCACTTCCGCGTTTGGTGCCGGTTCGGGTGTTGTCGTTTCTCGCCTACCGCGGAGCACACTTTGCAGAACCGTATAATGCTCATGGACTGACACGTAAGTATGGCGGTATATAATGTTATTCTGATCAAAGCTTGCTTATTTACTGATATTGCAATTCTCTACGAAAACGTTGAAGCCACGGAAATACGACGCCGTAGTTTGTCAGAAGCCAACTCCAAGTCGGCAGCAAGATGTCTAGCCATAGCAATTCACCGGCTTTTCTGGTTTGCTCACTCACACCTGTAGGTGATGGAAAGTGCAGGAACGCTTTTAAACAATGCCGCAGGCCAAAGCAAGTACCGGCACAACGTAGGCCAAATCAGCCGCCTTCTGGGCCTCACCGAGATATAGGAAACGCAGCGCACACTATTAGTGAAGACGGTTTAGGCAAAAGGGCGCAACCATAACATCGAAGATTCGAATGTTTTGCATGATTGTTTGTAACATCAGTGGTGTGGTAGAGAAATGTGTACAATTTGAATATTATAAGAATATGAAAGACGTTGATTTCCACTTCGATACGCTTTCTCTCGCTATATGTTCAACAATTGGTCGCTTTCAGACAGGTCAATGACGCTTGCATTCTAGTGCAATGCGTTTGGTCAAGATAGATAATCTCTTATGTACTGACATAAAGACTCACGAGTTTTTCGTCGCATGCCATCCGCAGTCCAGGACCAGCCGCACAAGTGCTTTTCGGAGCGCAGCCGACCTCGAGCCCGGCTGACCCGGTCCAAGGCGGTCACCGCAATGCACCTCGACCTGTCGCCGTCTCAGGACTGCTGCGCTCGAGACCTGTCCTCCTGTGGCGGCAACGACCCCATAGCCTCGTCCCAGGGCTGTTTCGTGCCGAGCCCCTGCTCCTCGTACACCTCGGGCCACTCGGCTTCTGTTCCTCACTCGGCCAGCCCCGAAGACGCCTTCGGCTGCTTCGCAGACTTCCAGGAAGAAGAATTCTTCGCTCAAGACGCCATAGTTGGTGACGTCAAAGACTCGGTGTTCGTCACTGAGAAGCAGCCCTTCTGCGAAGACCTTAGTTCATTGGGTCTCTTCGTTCAGCACGACCAAGTGTTCGACGCCGCCAGTCCAGCTGAGCATCTGGTCAGGAGCGACAACAGCCTCGAGTCTCACCGGTTCCCTCTTCCAGAAGGCGCCGCCGCGAGAGAGGACGTTGGCAGAGCCACTGGCAGTCTGATAGAAGAAGAGTCTCCTGTGGCTGCACTCTTCGAGGCCGACGAACAGCTCAGAATGGCGCCGGACATCGGGTCCAGCTGCTCGGACCTGTCTGCCATGACGAGTTCCTCTCCGACGTTGTCCACCTTCACCAGTAACCGCAGCTCGGCTCGCTCTTCGTTCACGAGCCGTCGGAGCAAGAGGTCGCTGTCCATATCTCCAACATCCACGGACGGCATGGACCTCAACACCATCATCCGCTCTTCACCCACCTCACTTGTGGCGTACCTCAATGGCAACCGGTGTCCTTCCTCTGTCTCGTCAGCGTCAAGCCTCGCGACGGCGACTGCAGCTCTGGGAGCGTACGGGCACCTGTCGGCTAGGCCCACCAGTCCGCGCTGCAACGCGCAGCACCGAATAAGCACGCCTTACTCGCCTACCCTCCTCAAGATGGCCGCCAAAGAAGAACCCGGCTCTCCCTTCGACAACGCTGGTCTCGTCCTGCAGGCAATCGACGAAGTCGACCAGCTGGCCGACTTCAGGGACTACGACTTCCTGGAACCCGAGGACAACCTGGCCGTCATCAAGCAGCAGGAAGCAGACAGAGTGCCACCTGCGGCGGTCGTCGCCGATGGCGCGAGAGAAGGCGCCGGCCCCGCGTCGAGAGTGGTCGAGTACGGCGAGGCCGTCGTCGACTCGACTCAACCCCTTCCCAGCGTCGCGTCTCTGCTCGTGGacctgcagaagccgccgccgccTTCGTACGACCAGCACATGGCCCGGAAGCTCGCCTTCCAGAAGATGTACTCCTCGGACAGCAGCCAGCCGTCGAACTACTCGAGCTTCGAGAGCACCGGGTCGGCGGACGCGGCCGAGGTCGCGGAGGTCGACTCGACCACGGGCGGCGAGGTCTTACAGCAGCAAATCCAACAACAGGCGCGCTCGTACGACTGCCAGTGGATCGAGTGCCGGGCCCTGTTCGACGAGCAGGAGAGCCTGGTGCGTCACATCGAGTCGTGCCACATCGACCAGCGGGTCCGAGACGAGTACACGTGCTTCTGGCAGGGCTGCCCACGCCGTCACCGGCCGTTCAACGCCCGCTACAAGCTTCTCATACACATGCGCGTCCACTCCGGCGAGAAGCCCAACCGGTGCACGGTAAGCTGCCTGCGGCACCTTTATATCATTTTCGTTAATTCAAGGCTGGCAGGGCCAATGAGCTCGAGGTCAATCCTGGGGTGCTAATCTGGATGCTGAGAAAATTTCACCATGCGGCTAATTTCTACCATCATGAGGCTTCGAGGCAATCGGAGGGCGTAGCTGCCATGTTAGCCAACGAGAACTGGAAAGATGGCGAATGTGACAAAATGGCGGAATCTGACTGTCTAGAATAGCACCTCAGGTCTAAAAGTAGAGTACATATGTGAATAATATCACATGATCTGCCTATGATGTATCAATGAAGGTTCAACAAACTAATATGTGCGGCATGCCATGTAAAGAAATGTTGCCCTCTTATTCCACTCATAATGCCACAAGAGAAAACAACTTGTGTTCCTAAGAAAGAAATTTTGGCACTTGAATGATTTCGTATTTGTATAGGGAAGTTTACGCTAAGCGAAGTTACTTCCAGTGGTAACCGTACTAGACTTTCTTCGAAGCATCATACTACAATAAGGTCCCTGGCAACCTTCTCGTAAATATGTTCACCATGTGGAACACCGCTAACACTTTTCATTGGGGGGAGCAAGCAATGGACACCTGCTGGAGATATATGCCGTGCAATGCAGGAGGCAGCGGCCAAATCGACGAAACTATCGCTTGCGAGACTTCGTTGTGTTTGACCGTTGTCTGCGCAGCCATCTCCTTCGTCATTGTGACTTGAAAACGCCCGGTGTCACGGATCCCTGTTGCGCGCTAACATCTTTGTCGGTCTTCCATGCTACTGGTTTTAGGTGGCAATGTCGTTTGTCCAGTGACCACATACAGATCCTGCGCCGTGGCATAGATCGCGAGGACGTTGTTTCGACCACGTGACCTACAACCTCTACCCCACCTAACACTGGCTATCAACAGGTACTTATCTTACCCTTCCTCATGCACAATGTACGTCCCAGCTACGCTTCTTCTGTCCAAGTGCCAGTTCGGCTTCTCTTTTACAAAAGCAGCGGCTCTTTGCTTTCCACGGCCTGTGTAAGTGGAACTCCACTTCCAGGAATTTGTGTGGCATGTCTGGGTAACCTCTTCAGGTGCTCTGTGCGCAGTTGCTCGCGCGATGATAGTGCATCAACAGCAAGAGAACTGATGAAAATATCACAAACATTAACCTTGAAACACACATGATTCTAACTATGCTACAAAACTGAATAGCAATATGTGCTAAATCTTTTAGTAAAACGAGCTGAAAGGTAGACGTCGGGGTACCTGGTAAGGGCGTCAGGTATGTATTCAAGCGAAGGGTTcatttgtttcattgtttttcacagtgTTTTACATCAGGCGTGTTTCTCGAGTCTCTAGATACGTACTTTCATGCTATACCTGAAATTATTGTTGTTTCACATCTGACGTTTCAGTGAAAAGCTCTCGCATATAGTCCGCATTTCGTAAATTCAACGAAACTCAATGAATCATTCAAAGCTCTCAATCCGTTCCAGAGCGTTACTCTTCTCGTGATTCTGGAGATGCAGGAAATTTCGTGACGCTATACTTTCAGTGGGACAGACTGGACGTATGTAAGCGTGTGTCGGGAAGAGAAGCTGTTTCGTGAAGAACACCGCGAAAAAACTCGCAGGGAAATGTTGAATCTAGGCTGCTTCACTGCTTCAGCCTTTCCTGGCAGTCGTGCTGCATGAGACAGAGACGATGTTTGTATTTGTCTCCAGCTGACCCGAATTTTCAGCGCGGTTCCTGCTGATTAAGAGCAGGCCTGCCATGCCAtggcagcgaagacgacgacgccgatGACCTTACATCTACACCTACGTAACCTTGCGCGGACTGTTCGTTCCGAGCAGTGGTACAGTGCGCCTGTAGATACAACTGTATATAGCATTTCCCTTGCCTTGTCTACGTAACGTTTTAACTGCTAGCCCATCCAGGAACGACTGAAGATGTAATAGTTATTGGCGAAATGATGCTTTATACTTATGTGACCCTCGACCCAGCGTTGGATAGGTTGCTGTTTGGGAAGTAGcaatcgcataaaaaaaaaaacgagagaaaagAAACCCCGCACGGCGTTGGAGCAATAAGAAGTGTTTCGGGGAAGTGTGCGCATAAAATTTCAACATACGATTTAGAGTAGACCCTCTGCAAAGTCTCGACCTATGCAGGAAATGTATACACAGTGCGCAGCGACTCAAGCGCGATAATCGCAGCGCGTGGAGGCCAGTGAGTGCTTTTCGCGCCTAAAGTGAGCGCTGCGGGTGGTCGCTAGGCAAAAGCGCTCGCTTTCTTCATATACCACAGTGCATCAGCTCGGTGTCCCCAGCGCACCTCCTGTACAACGCAGCAAAGCGCCGACAGCCACGCGCTCCAAGTATCGCGTTTGAATCGCTGATATACATGTTACATGCGTGGTGCACCATCGTCAATTAAAACGCAAATAACTGGTGCGAAATAAACTTTAACGACTATCATGGCTTCAGTGTGGCAAAGACACGATATAACAAAGGACGCGGGATTCAGCTACCCTGGCGTATCGGGAAAGGCTCGCAAGAGTTCATCAGAGCGCGCACGACAGGTTCATTGAACGAAGCGCGTCACGTGGTTTCAAGCACCGCAACAACCAAAATTAAttgcaaggaaaaagaaagggcaATGTCAAAAACATACCGGGAATACGAAGGCGCAACGTCGGTGCTACTGAAGATGTAACGCTTTCGGGACCGCGCACACCGAACCACACATGTGCCGCGTTTTTAATGGACCCGAAATTCACGCCTCGTGGGGCCCGGGGAGCCCAAACCTCGCCCATAAAACACTCATCACGGTTTGAGCACGACGCGTGATACGAAGTGGTTCCCCGCgtatctctctctccccccccccctcctcctcattTTTTCAAGAACCGGCAGAGTGTAAGAGATCCATAAAAGTGGTGCCGTGTAAATAGAGCCACTGACTCTGCCCATAAGGAAGACCACCGCTCaaagaatactttttttttttgtttcgtttgttgCTCTTCAAATAGCTCTTTCCCCCACCTTCGTTCGCACTCTGCTTGCCTATATTATTTTTGTTGTGCAGCGATTGCATGCGAGGCATTGCTTTTGGGTCCGCTCGGCGCGTCACCCTTCCCAGCATACAAGGCGGCGTGTAGCACCCAGACCCGTCGAAAAGAGGGTGGTGGGGGGGCGAGAGCAGCGTCGTATCGCGTTACGCGTACGGGGCGTCGTGGCAGCAGCAACACCAGGTTCCTAAACAGGGCGAGATGGGGTTAGTGCATGGGTGATGTCGGGGGTGACGATCCTAGTTCGggctccgtgtttttttttttttttttcttttgcggcagAACTCTCACGGACCCGAAACGGTGGGAAAGTCTGGAGACCGCAACGTTCTTACTTCGCATGTCTGAGCACgtggtgctctctctctctctctctctctctctctctctctctctctctctctctctctctctctctctctcttcctggcTGCAATGCGttttgcatgtgcatgcatgcgaGAGTATACAGGCTCACCCGCATCTAGGCAGTTGCTTCCTATATCGTTCAGTGATGACTCGCCGTCCTCGGAGCCTGGGAACTCGAAGTGCGGAACACATATGGCGTAGCTAACAAGCTGCGTGTACAAATAGTTTAGGTATGGCGTTTTCGGAGACGACGACAGTCGGGCGGTGCCAGTGGGTTCACGGCGGTTTGTGGCTGAAAAGGGGTGCAGCCTGGAAGCTCGCGCGTTTTGACGGCCGGATTGATGGCAGAGACGTTTCCGCATCCTGCGCTCAGCACGATGTATCAGGAACAAAGCTACAGCTTTAACCGCTTCCGCTTCAGCATCATAATCGAGGCGCACACATGTTGAAGGCAGACCCGCAAACGTCATTAGAAAGCAGACTTGATGAAGCCACTTCGCACTTAGGTTAAGTGAAGGAACTCGAAGGTTGATTAAAGAAACTCGCA contains:
- the LOC142560149 gene encoding uncharacterized protein LOC142560149 isoform X1 produces the protein MSCPASSMDGCSGGLPGGASAREARHVAVAAGPPPTPVGTVAEGSLVSGYGQQHQQQPQDLFLRYQAVSRIPHGLGSSLDCRVPPFIPPRDAPAALPRPATLPDLSHLSTDASGEDENFLPFQDQPHKCFSERSRPRARLTRSKAVTAMHLDLSPSQDCCARDLSSCGGNDPIASSQGCFVPSPCSSYTSGHSASVPHSASPEDAFGCFADFQEEEFFAQDAIVGDVKDSVFVTEKQPFCEDLSSLGLFVQHDQVFDAASPAEHLVRSDNSLESHRFPLPEGAAAREDVGRATGSLIEEESPVAALFEADEQLRMAPDIGSSCSDLSAMTSSSPTLSTFTSNRSSARSSFTSRRSKRSLSISPTSTDGMDLNTIIRSSPTSLVAYLNGNRCPSSVSSASSLATATAALGAYGHLSARPTSPRCNAQHRISTPYSPTLLKMAAKEEPGSPFDNAGLVLQAIDEVDQLADFRDYDFLEPEDNLAVIKQQEADRVPPAAVVADGAREGAGPASRVVEYGEAVVDSTQPLPSVASLLVDLQKPPPPSYDQHMARKLAFQKMYSSDSSQPSNYSSFESTGSADAAEVAEVDSTTGGEVLQQQIQQQARSYDCQWIECRALFDEQESLVRHIESCHIDQRVRDEYTCFWQGCPRRHRPFNARYKLLIHMRVHSGEKPNRCTFDGCTKAFSRLENLKIHLRSHTGERPYSCQFPGCPKAFSNSSDRAKHQRTHQDTKPYACQVPGCCKRYTDPSSLRKHYKNHLSNEDTARKKIRSENDPDSASSGNTGMADSCLDSCLQPAYALRDRPKLEHADSGIGRSPGASSVNECCYRPGPASRALQLSHSDNDIRCRSSPNSRYGRSPGLSDDKLHPQGYPIPLFRTSSFTDTCLPRSPTTSVLLEVPRSDVHFTSIGGQQCSLEVPVPLQQRTSSMDQTDDDIQEPLATLNMCDLRALGHLGDSLSSREDSADEAPPLPLDQQPLPPFDASFYSSCLLLDDLPHFGGVS
- the LOC142560149 gene encoding uncharacterized protein LOC142560149 isoform X2, whose product is MHLDLSPSQDCCARDLSSCGGNDPIASSQGCFVPSPCSSYTSGHSASVPHSASPEDAFGCFADFQEEEFFAQDAIVGDVKDSVFVTEKQPFCEDLSSLGLFVQHDQVFDAASPAEHLVRSDNSLESHRFPLPEGAAAREDVGRATGSLIEEESPVAALFEADEQLRMAPDIGSSCSDLSAMTSSSPTLSTFTSNRSSARSSFTSRRSKRSLSISPTSTDGMDLNTIIRSSPTSLVAYLNGNRCPSSVSSASSLATATAALGAYGHLSARPTSPRCNAQHRISTPYSPTLLKMAAKEEPGSPFDNAGLVLQAIDEVDQLADFRDYDFLEPEDNLAVIKQQEADRVPPAAVVADGAREGAGPASRVVEYGEAVVDSTQPLPSVASLLVDLQKPPPPSYDQHMARKLAFQKMYSSDSSQPSNYSSFESTGSADAAEVAEVDSTTGGEVLQQQIQQQARSYDCQWIECRALFDEQESLVRHIESCHIDQRVRDEYTCFWQGCPRRHRPFNARYKLLIHMRVHSGEKPNRCTFDGCTKAFSRLENLKIHLRSHTGERPYSCQFPGCPKAFSNSSDRAKHQRTHQDTKPYACQVPGCCKRYTDPSSLRKHYKNHLSNEDTARKKIRSENDPDSASSGNTGMADSCLDSCLQPAYALRDRPKLEHADSGIGRSPGASSVNECCYRPGPASRALQLSHSDNDIRCRSSPNSRYGRSPGLSDDKLHPQGYPIPLFRTSSFTDTCLPRSPTTSVLLEVPRSDVHFTSIGGQQCSLEVPVPLQQRTSSMDQTDDDIQEPLATLNMCDLRALGHLGDSLSSREDSADEAPPLPLDQQPLPPFDASFYSSCLLLDDLPHFGGVS